One genomic segment of Bifidobacterium breve DSM 20213 = JCM 1192 includes these proteins:
- the purD gene encoding phosphoribosylamine--glycine ligase, with product MGQKVLVIGSGAREHTIAYTLLKAPSVDEVTVAPGNPGMLKDGIHTTQLSQSNHAALIDFVKDNDYDWVFVGPEVPLIEGIVNDFAAAGIKAFGPSKAAAQIEGSKDFAKQLMDRHNIPTAQYKTFSDLELAQDYVHEHGAPIVIKADGLAAGKGVTVAMDELTAQRALEDIFIDHRFGSAGAKVVIEDFLDGQEFSLMSFVNGTDFWPMPISQDHKRAHDGDEGPNTGGMGAYSPVPQIPQSVVDEAIETIVRPTVEGMAEEGTPFTGILYAGLIATADGPKVIEFNARFGDPETEVVLPKLTSDLGAGISAILDGETPEFTWNESNATLGVVIASNGYPENVIKGAHVPEIDVDEDSHVYYAGVASDEHGNLVANSGRVLLVETSAPDIKSAQDKVYAIIDKFELRGMFYRHDIGFKALK from the coding sequence ATGGGTCAGAAAGTATTGGTCATCGGCTCCGGAGCGCGTGAGCACACCATCGCCTACACGCTGCTCAAGGCACCGAGCGTTGACGAAGTCACCGTGGCCCCCGGCAACCCGGGCATGCTCAAGGACGGCATCCACACCACGCAGCTCAGCCAGTCGAACCACGCCGCACTCATCGACTTCGTGAAGGACAACGACTACGACTGGGTGTTCGTCGGCCCGGAAGTCCCGCTGATCGAAGGCATTGTGAACGATTTCGCCGCCGCCGGCATCAAGGCGTTCGGCCCATCCAAGGCCGCCGCCCAGATTGAAGGCTCCAAGGATTTCGCCAAGCAGCTCATGGACCGTCACAACATTCCGACCGCCCAGTACAAGACCTTCAGCGATCTTGAGCTGGCTCAGGACTACGTACACGAGCATGGTGCTCCGATCGTTATCAAGGCTGATGGCCTGGCCGCCGGCAAGGGCGTGACCGTGGCCATGGACGAGCTCACCGCTCAGCGTGCTCTCGAAGACATCTTTATCGACCACCGCTTTGGCTCTGCCGGCGCCAAGGTCGTTATCGAGGACTTCCTGGACGGTCAGGAATTCTCCCTGATGAGCTTCGTCAACGGCACCGATTTCTGGCCGATGCCAATCTCCCAGGATCACAAGCGCGCCCATGACGGCGACGAAGGCCCGAACACCGGCGGCATGGGTGCCTACAGCCCGGTTCCGCAGATTCCGCAGTCCGTGGTTGACGAAGCCATCGAAACTATCGTGCGCCCCACCGTTGAGGGCATGGCTGAAGAAGGCACGCCGTTCACCGGCATTCTGTACGCCGGCCTGATTGCCACTGCCGACGGCCCGAAGGTCATTGAATTCAACGCTCGTTTTGGCGATCCGGAAACCGAAGTCGTGCTCCCCAAGCTCACTTCCGACCTTGGCGCTGGCATCTCCGCCATTCTCGACGGCGAAACCCCTGAGTTCACGTGGAACGAGTCCAACGCCACCCTTGGTGTGGTGATTGCCTCCAACGGCTACCCGGAGAACGTTATCAAGGGTGCTCACGTGCCCGAAATCGACGTTGACGAGGATTCTCACGTCTACTACGCCGGTGTCGCCTCTGACGAGCACGGTAACCTTGTGGCCAACTCTGGCCGCGTGCTGCTCGTTGAGACCTCCGCTCCGGATATCAAATCCGCGCAGGACAAGGTCTACGCAATCATCGATAAATTCGAACTGCGGGGAATGTTCTATCGCCACGACATCGGCTTCAAAGCCCTGAAGTAG
- the purM gene encoding phosphoribosylformylglycinamidine cyclo-ligase produces the protein MPQAYENAGVSVEAGYEVVKRIKSHVARTNRPGVVGGIGGFGGLFDLASLGYKEPVLISGTDGVGTKLMVAKMANKHNTIGIDCVAMCVNDIAAQGAEPLFFLDYIACGKNDPALLEQVVAGVADGCVQAGSALVGGETAEMPGMYDEDEYDLAGFSVGVAEKSAIVDGSTIAEGDVLIGLPSTGVHSNGFSLVRKALFEQAGYTVDTELDELDGEKLGDVLLTPTKIYVKALSPLFKAGVVKGVAHITGGGFIENIPRMIPDGLAAEIELGTWPVLPIFDVLEKAGNIDHKEMYNIFNMGIGMVLAIDPARKDEALKLLTDNNEPAYVLGSITADTTGTQIVLK, from the coding sequence ATGCCACAAGCATATGAGAACGCCGGCGTGAGCGTCGAAGCCGGGTACGAAGTCGTCAAGCGCATCAAGTCGCACGTGGCTCGCACGAACCGCCCCGGTGTGGTCGGCGGTATCGGCGGCTTCGGCGGCCTTTTTGACCTGGCTTCCCTTGGATACAAAGAGCCGGTTCTCATCTCCGGTACCGACGGCGTGGGCACCAAGCTCATGGTCGCCAAGATGGCAAATAAGCACAACACCATCGGCATCGATTGCGTGGCCATGTGCGTCAACGACATCGCCGCTCAGGGTGCCGAACCGCTGTTCTTCCTTGACTACATCGCCTGCGGCAAGAACGATCCGGCTCTGCTCGAGCAGGTCGTAGCCGGCGTGGCCGACGGCTGCGTGCAGGCCGGTTCTGCACTGGTCGGCGGTGAAACCGCTGAAATGCCGGGCATGTACGACGAGGACGAATACGATCTCGCTGGTTTCTCGGTCGGCGTCGCCGAAAAGTCCGCCATCGTGGACGGCTCCACCATTGCCGAGGGCGATGTGCTCATCGGCTTGCCCTCCACCGGCGTACACTCCAACGGCTTCTCTCTGGTGCGCAAGGCCCTGTTCGAGCAGGCTGGCTACACCGTGGACACCGAACTTGACGAGCTGGACGGCGAAAAGCTCGGCGACGTGCTGCTCACCCCCACCAAGATCTACGTCAAGGCTCTCTCCCCGCTGTTCAAGGCAGGCGTGGTCAAGGGCGTGGCCCACATCACCGGTGGCGGCTTCATCGAGAACATCCCGCGCATGATTCCGGACGGCCTGGCCGCTGAGATCGAGCTCGGCACCTGGCCTGTGCTCCCGATTTTCGATGTGCTGGAGAAGGCCGGCAACATCGATCACAAGGAGATGTACAACATCTTCAACATGGGCATCGGCATGGTACTCGCCATCGACCCCGCCCGCAAGGACGAGGCGCTGAAGCTGCTCACCGACAACAACGAGCCCGCTTACGTGCTCGGCTCCATCACCGCCGACACCACCGGCACGCAAATCGTACTGAAGTAA
- the purF gene encoding amidophosphoribosyltransferase encodes MSAELEDIHEECGIFGVWGHPDAARLTYFGLHALQHRGQEGAGIVSNDHGHLTGHRGLGLLTQVFSDEREIERLKGDRAIGHVRYATAGSGTTDNIQPFIFRFHDGDVALCHNGNLTNCPSLRRKLEDEGAIFHSNSDTEVLMHLIRRSLQRTFMDKLKEALNTVHGGFAYLLMTENAMIGALDPNGFRPLSLGKMKNGAYVLASETCALDVVGAELVRNIRPGEIVVVDDHGYKIVQYTNNTQLAICSMEYIYFARPDSNIYGINVHSARKRMGARLAQESPVDADMVIGVPNSSLSAASGYAEAAGLPNEMGLIKNQYVARTFIQPTQELREQGVRMKLSAVRGVVKGKRVIVIDDSIVRGTTSRRIVQLLKEAGAAEVHMRISSPPLKYPCFYGIDISTTKELIAAKMSVEEIRDYIGADSLAYLSLDGLVESIGLNADAPYGGLCVAYFNGDYPTALDDYEADFLKSLTPEDRVRLPEFALYKSKYIGNEYNTVQPDAQ; translated from the coding sequence TTGTCGGCTGAACTCGAAGACATTCACGAGGAATGTGGCATCTTCGGCGTGTGGGGCCACCCCGACGCCGCCCGACTTACCTATTTCGGCCTGCACGCGCTGCAGCATCGCGGTCAGGAAGGTGCCGGCATCGTCTCCAACGATCACGGCCATCTGACCGGCCACCGCGGACTCGGACTGCTCACCCAGGTGTTCAGCGATGAGCGCGAAATCGAACGGCTCAAAGGCGACCGAGCCATCGGCCACGTGCGTTACGCCACGGCCGGCTCCGGCACCACGGACAACATCCAGCCGTTCATCTTCCGCTTCCATGATGGCGACGTGGCTCTGTGCCACAACGGCAACCTGACGAACTGCCCGTCACTGCGCCGCAAGCTGGAAGACGAAGGCGCGATCTTCCACTCGAACTCCGACACCGAGGTGCTCATGCACCTCATCCGCCGCTCCCTGCAACGCACCTTTATGGACAAGCTCAAGGAAGCGCTCAACACCGTGCACGGCGGCTTCGCCTATCTGCTCATGACCGAGAACGCCATGATCGGCGCGCTCGACCCGAACGGCTTCCGCCCGCTTTCCCTCGGCAAGATGAAGAACGGCGCTTACGTGCTCGCTTCCGAAACCTGTGCCCTCGATGTGGTCGGCGCCGAGCTGGTGCGCAACATCCGCCCCGGTGAAATCGTGGTGGTAGATGACCACGGCTACAAGATCGTGCAGTACACCAACAACACGCAGCTGGCCATCTGCTCGATGGAATACATCTACTTCGCCCGCCCGGATTCCAACATCTACGGCATCAACGTGCACTCCGCCCGCAAGCGCATGGGCGCACGCCTGGCACAGGAGTCACCGGTGGACGCCGACATGGTCATCGGCGTGCCGAACTCCTCCCTGTCCGCAGCCTCCGGCTACGCGGAAGCCGCCGGCCTGCCTAACGAAATGGGCCTGATCAAGAACCAGTATGTGGCACGCACGTTCATCCAGCCCACGCAGGAGCTGCGCGAGCAGGGCGTGCGCATGAAGCTGTCCGCCGTGCGCGGCGTGGTCAAGGGCAAGCGCGTCATCGTCATCGATGACTCCATCGTGCGTGGCACCACTTCCCGCCGCATCGTCCAGCTTCTGAAGGAGGCCGGCGCCGCCGAAGTGCACATGCGCATCAGCTCGCCGCCGCTCAAGTACCCGTGCTTCTACGGCATCGACATCTCCACCACCAAAGAACTCATCGCAGCCAAGATGAGCGTGGAAGAGATTCGCGACTACATTGGTGCCGATTCGCTGGCCTACCTATCTCTGGACGGTCTGGTCGAATCCATCGGACTGAACGCCGACGCCCCATACGGTGGCCTGTGCGTCGCCTACTTCAACGGCGACTACCCCACCGCGCTCGACGACTACGAGGCCGACTTCCTGAAGTCCCTCACGCCCGAGGACCGTGTGCGTCTGCCTGAATTCGCGCTGTACAAGAGCAAGTACATCGGCAACGAGTACAACACCGTGCAGCCGGATGCCCAGTAA
- a CDS encoding Y-family DNA polymerase, giving the protein MARDMQREHVYIAIDLKSFYASVECAARGLDPLTTHLVVADEARTDKTICLAVSPSLKAYGIPGRARLFEVKQRLSGVNIERAVHAPGGRLIGESCDARDLERSPRLKASMVIAKPRMAHYLEVSGQIYGIYLRYAAPEHIHVYSIDEVFIDATPYLRSLGMGPHAMARTIVREILAETGITATAGIGTNMYLAKVAMDIVAKHMPADADGVRVAELNEMSYRRLLWDHRPLTDFWRVGRGYAKKLEHAGLMTMGDIARCSVGRASDYYNEDLLYRMFGVNAELLIDHAWGWEPCEIEDIQSYEPDAHSISSGQVLTGPADYATARLITKEMADALALDLVDKGVLTNRLTLAVGYDIGSLDASKLDSCADYAMKRAAERAAKSYQGPVTVDRFGRKVPKSAVGSIGLGDFTSSSARIREAMTMLYERIVDSRLLVRRLTVIADDVATPEELAAGKRYEQLDLFGDDEAQSYGSEPADARDGEHDIQRALLDVKRKFGRNAVIKAMDMEDGATGQARNRQIGGHRA; this is encoded by the coding sequence ATGGCCCGAGACATGCAACGCGAGCATGTCTATATCGCCATAGACCTCAAGTCCTTCTATGCCTCAGTGGAATGCGCGGCGCGTGGACTCGATCCGTTGACCACGCATCTGGTGGTGGCCGATGAAGCCCGCACTGACAAGACAATATGTTTGGCGGTCTCGCCTTCGCTGAAGGCCTATGGCATTCCTGGTCGTGCGCGGCTGTTCGAGGTAAAACAACGCTTGAGTGGAGTCAACATCGAGCGCGCGGTCCATGCTCCTGGAGGCCGATTGATCGGGGAGTCCTGTGATGCACGCGATCTGGAACGCTCGCCAAGACTCAAGGCCTCGATGGTCATCGCCAAGCCGCGCATGGCACATTATTTGGAAGTCAGCGGGCAGATCTACGGTATCTATCTCAGGTACGCCGCTCCCGAACACATCCATGTGTATTCGATTGATGAGGTGTTTATCGACGCCACGCCATATCTGCGCTCGCTGGGCATGGGGCCACATGCGATGGCGCGAACCATTGTGCGCGAGATTCTTGCCGAAACCGGCATCACCGCCACTGCCGGTATCGGCACCAATATGTATCTGGCAAAAGTCGCTATGGACATCGTCGCCAAACATATGCCGGCCGACGCGGACGGCGTGCGCGTGGCCGAACTGAATGAGATGTCATACCGGCGGCTGCTCTGGGATCATCGTCCGCTCACCGATTTCTGGCGGGTTGGGCGTGGTTATGCCAAGAAGCTCGAGCATGCCGGCTTGATGACCATGGGCGATATCGCCCGATGCTCGGTTGGGCGTGCCTCGGATTACTACAACGAGGACCTGCTGTACCGCATGTTCGGCGTGAATGCCGAATTGCTGATCGATCATGCATGGGGCTGGGAACCGTGCGAGATTGAAGACATTCAATCCTATGAGCCGGATGCGCACAGCATCAGCAGTGGGCAGGTGCTTACCGGTCCCGCCGACTATGCCACGGCCCGACTGATTACCAAGGAGATGGCCGATGCGCTCGCCCTCGATTTGGTTGATAAAGGCGTGCTGACGAATCGACTCACGCTTGCCGTTGGCTATGACATCGGCAGTTTGGACGCGTCGAAGCTCGATTCATGCGCTGATTATGCGATGAAACGTGCCGCTGAGCGTGCGGCGAAAAGTTATCAGGGGCCGGTGACCGTCGACCGGTTTGGGCGTAAAGTGCCCAAGAGCGCGGTCGGGTCGATTGGTTTGGGTGATTTCACGTCATCTTCGGCGCGTATCCGTGAGGCCATGACGATGCTGTACGAGCGCATTGTGGATTCACGCCTGCTCGTGAGACGCCTGACCGTCATCGCCGATGATGTGGCCACGCCGGAGGAGCTTGCCGCCGGCAAACGCTATGAGCAGCTCGACCTGTTCGGTGATGACGAGGCTCAATCGTATGGGTCCGAGCCCGCTGATGCCAGAGATGGTGAGCATGATATCCAGCGTGCGCTGCTGGATGTGAAACGTAAATTCGGCCGCAACGCCGTCATCAAAGCCATGGATATGGAAGACGGTGCCACCGGTCAGGCTCGCAACCGTCAGATTGGAGGTCATCGCGCATGA
- a CDS encoding DNA-deoxyinosine glycosylase, with protein MSEHVEHGFGPVWDGESRALILGSMPSPKSRAAAFYYMHPQNRFWPVMQALFANSADPTDAVGDLPESRRAFALRHHIALWDVIASCDITGASDASIRNAVPNDLTPILRGAPIAHIFATGAKSAQLYRKLIEPRLTEAGIAIGMTQLPSTSPANASMRLPDLITAYREAFQKANVLENAYWKN; from the coding sequence ATGAGCGAACATGTGGAGCATGGGTTTGGGCCGGTGTGGGATGGTGAGTCCCGGGCTTTGATTTTGGGATCGATGCCGAGTCCGAAATCCCGAGCGGCGGCGTTTTACTATATGCATCCACAGAACCGGTTTTGGCCGGTGATGCAGGCGCTGTTTGCCAACTCCGCTGATCCTACTGACGCTGTCGGCGATTTACCTGAGTCCCGTCGTGCGTTTGCTCTGCGCCACCACATTGCGTTATGGGATGTCATTGCTTCTTGCGATATCACCGGAGCCAGCGATGCCAGCATCCGCAATGCCGTGCCCAACGACTTGACACCAATCTTGCGCGGCGCTCCAATCGCCCACATCTTCGCAACCGGCGCGAAATCAGCGCAACTTTACCGCAAACTTATCGAGCCGCGCCTGACCGAAGCCGGCATCGCCATCGGTATGACCCAACTGCCCTCCACCAGCCCGGCCAACGCCTCAATGCGTTTGCCGGACCTTATCACCGCCTATCGCGAAGCGTTTCAAAAGGCAAACGTACTAGAGAATGCGTATTGGAAAAACTAA
- a CDS encoding FxLYD domain-containing protein: MGKTVLAAVVSLVFIVGAAGCGNTQKDDGPDYADDEAMSIIAKAYQKRSDVLDQYEQKKDTDSVKHVKDAVQAEIDNDEPLKERQFKDSKLQEKVITYINLLEDSQKVNEDYSYLSSDYSTEWTKVYDKRSALLKDFVDNYKLTVDSKYQDPLNDIVANGSSVKKKTETEDALNNLIASATFEKTDDGYGYYAYSAVIENISGIDFGTVNLILALYDADGVKAAEVYASTNAWPAGEKVKFETGSDADAAQVKASVDHYEVDD, from the coding sequence GTGGGTAAGACGGTACTTGCAGCGGTCGTTAGTTTGGTGTTCATCGTTGGCGCTGCAGGCTGCGGTAACACTCAAAAGGATGACGGTCCAGACTATGCGGATGATGAGGCGATGTCCATAATCGCAAAAGCGTATCAGAAGCGTTCGGATGTTCTCGACCAGTACGAGCAGAAGAAAGATACCGATTCCGTCAAGCATGTCAAAGATGCTGTTCAGGCTGAAATCGATAACGATGAGCCTTTGAAAGAGCGGCAGTTCAAGGATTCGAAGTTGCAGGAGAAAGTCATTACTTATATCAACCTGCTTGAGGATTCACAAAAAGTGAACGAGGATTATTCCTATCTCAGCTCGGATTACAGCACCGAATGGACTAAGGTATACGATAAGCGTTCGGCATTGCTCAAGGATTTTGTCGATAATTACAAGCTCACGGTAGACAGTAAATATCAAGATCCATTGAATGATATTGTTGCCAACGGTTCGTCCGTCAAGAAAAAGACGGAAACGGAAGACGCGCTGAATAATCTGATTGCCTCTGCGACTTTTGAGAAAACTGATGACGGATATGGCTACTACGCATACTCAGCCGTCATCGAAAACATCAGCGGAATCGATTTCGGTACCGTCAACTTGATATTGGCTCTATACGATGCCGATGGCGTGAAGGCTGCCGAAGTATACGCCAGTACTAATGCTTGGCCTGCAGGAGAAAAGGTAAAATTCGAAACCGGTAGCGATGCCGATGCGGCGCAGGTGAAGGCATCTGTCGACCACTATGAAGTAGACGATTAA
- a CDS encoding DUF6320 domain-containing protein: MKHCDACTVDFTGDMARCPLCQNELRGEASPAAFPAQQIYLRPRRLAVEIITFVTGAILLLHGFFSYLFSWPIPIASASAAALIISVLFINSAILHVPRPLRLMFRYFYIMLAIALVWFVATMNHVVTMFVIPITCLVSLVFDVVLLIVLRAKAIDEYAKYLAFDIVAGLLPLTFIPLGWAPWDVLVMVSGLVSLLVLLGLLVFARRQLFSEFGKQFSA; the protein is encoded by the coding sequence ATGAAGCATTGCGATGCCTGCACCGTCGATTTCACCGGTGATATGGCCCGTTGCCCGCTCTGCCAGAACGAATTGCGCGGCGAGGCCTCCCCCGCCGCATTCCCCGCGCAGCAGATCTATCTGCGTCCGAGGCGTTTGGCGGTGGAAATCATCACGTTTGTAACCGGCGCGATTTTGCTGCTGCATGGCTTCTTCAGCTATCTGTTTTCGTGGCCGATACCGATTGCCAGTGCATCGGCGGCCGCGCTGATCATCAGCGTGCTGTTCATCAATAGTGCGATTCTGCACGTGCCGCGGCCGCTTCGCCTCATGTTTCGATATTTCTATATCATGCTGGCGATTGCGCTGGTCTGGTTTGTGGCGACGATGAATCATGTCGTCACCATGTTCGTCATACCGATCACGTGTCTGGTTTCGCTGGTCTTTGACGTGGTGCTGCTTATCGTGCTGCGAGCCAAGGCCATTGACGAGTACGCCAAGTATCTGGCGTTCGACATCGTCGCTGGTCTGCTGCCTCTGACGTTCATTCCGCTCGGCTGGGCTCCGTGGGATGTGCTGGTGATGGTCAGCGGGCTGGTCTCCCTGCTGGTGCTGCTCGGCCTGCTCGTCTTCGCCCGCCGTCAGCTCTTCTCGGAATTCGGCAAACAGTTCTCGGCGTAA
- a CDS encoding alpha/beta hydrolase, which produces MPINEALFAAMKAASYIKPNAGKSYKLQRVAEELIAKQAPANPKCRVEDAFAPMADGYAVPLRVFTPLVAYGAPLPEALEESSASGTPVASAISAILPAVLPKVLPKIPIKESTSSGNADGISGNANTELPSVTPRGTILFFHGGGWTTGGINLYTQACAHMAVRLQRRVISVEYRLAPEYRFPTAVEDCYEVARQLFAGELPISGVGGSVDVDHPQSAAPTAPAGGGDISATIPAPDPDSIVLFGDSAGGNLATAVSLMARDRGEFMPRTQMLLYPVVGNDYNPETSPFESVRTNGTDYILTAQDMADYIDMYRSSVADLTNPYFAPLTAHDLSNQPRTLVLSAEYCPLRDEDEAYARRLQLVNDNVSCYRIHDGIHGYLLNTSAVGLVATTYRIIKHFLDGAPLEPAPGTGTTANAPEGGDAWQDVLGTD; this is translated from the coding sequence ATGCCGATCAACGAGGCATTGTTCGCCGCGATGAAGGCCGCCAGCTACATCAAGCCCAACGCGGGCAAGTCGTACAAATTGCAGCGCGTGGCGGAAGAGCTTATCGCCAAGCAGGCACCCGCCAATCCGAAATGCCGTGTCGAGGACGCCTTCGCGCCTATGGCGGATGGATATGCCGTACCATTGCGAGTGTTCACGCCGCTGGTCGCCTATGGAGCGCCCCTGCCCGAAGCCCTGGAGGAATCTTCCGCCAGTGGCACGCCAGTGGCCTCGGCAATATCCGCGATTCTGCCCGCCGTATTACCCAAAGTCCTACCCAAAATACCCATCAAGGAAAGCACGTCGAGCGGCAACGCCGACGGTATTTCCGGCAATGCCAACACGGAACTTCCCTCAGTCACGCCGCGTGGCACGATCCTGTTTTTCCACGGTGGCGGTTGGACCACAGGCGGCATCAACCTGTACACGCAGGCTTGCGCGCATATGGCCGTACGTCTGCAACGCCGTGTGATCTCAGTCGAGTACCGGCTGGCTCCTGAATACCGCTTTCCTACTGCTGTTGAGGATTGCTATGAGGTAGCCCGGCAGCTGTTTGCTGGGGAATTGCCGATTTCTGGGGTGGGTGGTTCTGTTGATGTTGACCACCCCCAGTCGGCTGCGCCGACAGCCCCCGCCGGCGGGGGCGATATATCTGCGACAATCCCAGCACCGGATCCCGACAGCATCGTGCTGTTTGGCGACAGCGCGGGAGGCAATCTTGCGACCGCCGTCTCGCTCATGGCCCGCGACCGCGGCGAGTTCATGCCGCGCACGCAGATGCTGCTTTACCCGGTAGTCGGCAACGACTACAATCCCGAGACCAGCCCGTTCGAATCGGTGCGGACCAACGGCACCGACTACATCCTCACCGCACAGGACATGGCCGACTACATCGACATGTACCGTTCGTCCGTGGCCGACCTGACCAATCCGTATTTCGCGCCGCTGACCGCGCACGACCTAAGCAATCAGCCGCGCACGCTGGTGTTGTCCGCCGAATACTGCCCGCTCAGAGACGAGGATGAAGCGTACGCCCGTCGCCTGCAATTGGTGAACGACAACGTCTCCTGTTACCGAATTCACGATGGCATCCACGGCTACCTGCTCAATACGTCGGCCGTGGGACTGGTGGCCACCACCTACCGAATCATCAAGCATTTCCTCGACGGCGCACCGCTGGAACCAGCTCCCGGCACCGGCACCACCGCCAACGCACCGGAGGGAGGCGACGCGTGGCAAGACGTACTTGGTACCGACTAG